From the Microbacterium thalassium genome, one window contains:
- a CDS encoding potassium channel family protein: MAKFSLFADTSRRIAEVDSVAVIGLGRFGAALAEELMASGTEVLGIDTDEEIVQSYNGVLTQVVRADSTKEEALRQLSVDQFDRVVVAIGHDVQASILTSSILLQLKVPVIWAKAVGEQHGRILEQLGVHHVIYPEREMGRRVAHLVRGAAQDYLEIEVGYSLAKLVVPASFTGTPLGATDLRRKHGVTVSAFKPTDGAWRNAENSTVLQPGDKILIVGPTSRVEAVAQLR; this comes from the coding sequence TTGGCTAAGTTCTCGCTCTTCGCCGACACCTCGCGGCGCATCGCCGAGGTCGACTCGGTCGCCGTCATCGGGCTCGGCCGCTTCGGCGCGGCCCTCGCCGAGGAGCTCATGGCGTCGGGCACCGAGGTCCTCGGCATCGACACCGACGAGGAGATCGTCCAGTCGTACAACGGCGTGCTCACCCAGGTCGTGCGCGCCGACTCGACGAAGGAGGAGGCGCTGCGGCAGCTGTCGGTCGACCAGTTCGACCGCGTCGTCGTCGCGATCGGCCACGACGTGCAGGCGTCGATCCTGACCTCGTCGATCCTGCTGCAGCTGAAGGTGCCCGTCATCTGGGCGAAGGCCGTGGGGGAGCAGCACGGGCGCATCCTCGAGCAGTTGGGGGTCCACCACGTCATCTACCCCGAGCGCGAGATGGGACGCCGCGTCGCCCACCTCGTGCGCGGCGCCGCGCAGGACTACCTGGAGATCGAGGTGGGCTATTCGCTGGCGAAGCTCGTGGTCCCCGCGTCCTTCACCGGCACACCGCTGGGAGCGACCGATCTGCGTCGCAAGCACGGCGTGACCGTGTCGGCGTTCAAGCCGACCGACGGCGCGTGGCGCAACGCCGAGAACAGCACCGTGCTGCAGCCGGGCGACAAGATCCTGATCGTCGGGCCGACGAGCCGTGTCGAGGCGGTCGCGCAGCTGCGCTGA
- a CDS encoding TrkH family potassium uptake protein codes for MPTTDPARLRRRRRARLHPAQVVVAGFAGVIMLGALLLTLPVSAASGTATDFDDAVFTATSAVCVTGLVTLDTATHWSGFGLTVIMLLIQVGGLGIMIVATLIGVLLARRLSVRSRLNAAAETTAIGRDDVRRVVKGIVLTSFSIEAVVFVLLFLRFVGGYGYDVGKGLWHALFHAVSSFNNAGFALYTDNLIPFAADPFICLPICAAIILGGFGFPVLMQLRREWRHPLRWSMNTRLVLWGTALLIPVGTIYITVIEWSNPGTLGQYENPWSRLLIGFFHAVQVRTAGFNSVDVGLMHDETWVGMDVLMFIGGGPAGTAGGIKVTTFGVLLFILLTELRGEGAVNIFGKRLSRAVHRQAISVVLVAIGAVMSAVVAIMIITGLPFDRVLFEAVSAFGTVGLTTGITWEMPPSAEMILVVLMFLGRIGPLTLGSALALRDRRILYEYPKERPAIG; via the coding sequence GTGCCGACCACCGATCCTGCGCGCCTGCGGCGCAGGCGGCGTGCGCGCCTGCATCCGGCCCAGGTCGTGGTGGCGGGGTTCGCGGGCGTCATCATGCTGGGCGCCCTGCTGCTCACGCTGCCGGTCTCGGCCGCGTCGGGCACGGCGACCGACTTCGACGACGCCGTGTTCACCGCCACGTCGGCGGTGTGCGTGACGGGTCTGGTGACCCTCGACACCGCGACGCACTGGAGCGGGTTCGGCCTCACCGTCATCATGCTGCTGATCCAGGTCGGCGGCCTGGGCATCATGATCGTCGCAACGCTGATCGGCGTCCTGCTCGCGCGGCGCCTGAGCGTGCGCTCGCGGCTCAACGCCGCCGCCGAGACGACCGCCATCGGTCGCGACGACGTGCGCCGTGTGGTCAAGGGCATCGTCCTGACCTCGTTCTCGATCGAGGCGGTCGTGTTCGTGCTGCTGTTCCTGCGGTTCGTCGGCGGGTACGGCTACGACGTGGGCAAGGGGCTGTGGCATGCGCTGTTCCACGCGGTGTCGTCGTTCAACAACGCCGGGTTCGCCCTGTACACGGACAACCTGATTCCGTTCGCAGCGGATCCCTTCATCTGCCTGCCCATCTGCGCGGCCATCATCCTCGGCGGCTTCGGTTTCCCGGTCCTCATGCAGCTGCGCCGCGAATGGCGGCATCCGCTTCGCTGGAGCATGAACACGCGTCTGGTGCTCTGGGGAACGGCTCTGCTGATTCCGGTCGGCACCATCTACATCACGGTGATCGAGTGGTCGAACCCCGGCACGCTCGGGCAGTACGAGAACCCGTGGTCGCGCCTGCTCATCGGGTTCTTCCACGCCGTCCAGGTGCGCACCGCGGGATTCAACTCGGTCGACGTCGGCCTCATGCACGACGAGACATGGGTCGGCATGGATGTGCTGATGTTCATCGGCGGGGGACCGGCGGGCACGGCGGGCGGCATCAAGGTCACCACGTTCGGCGTGCTGCTGTTCATCCTGCTGACCGAGCTGCGCGGCGAGGGCGCCGTCAACATCTTCGGCAAGCGCCTCTCGCGCGCCGTCCACCGCCAGGCGATCTCGGTCGTGCTCGTCGCGATCGGCGCGGTCATGTCCGCCGTGGTGGCGATCATGATCATCACGGGGCTGCCGTTCGACCGCGTGCTGTTCGAGGCGGTCTCGGCCTTCGGCACCGTCGGGCTGACGACGGGCATCACGTGGGAGATGCCTCCGTCCGCCGAGATGATCCTCGTCGTGCTCATGTTCCTCGGACGGATCGGGCCGCTTACGCTCGGATCAGCACTGGCACTCCGGGATCGCCGGATCCTGTACGAGTACCCCAAGGAGAGGCCCGCCATTGGCTAA
- the proC gene encoding pyrroline-5-carboxylate reductase: MPDTALPPIAILGAGSMGGAILQGLVASGAASAGVVVTNRTAAKADVHAGLEGVTSVALEADAEGNRAAAAGAGIVLIGVKPAMVPALLREIGPVLRPGAIVVSLAAGVTIATFEQILGPQAIVVRSMPNTPAVVGRAVTGLAAGTRATPETMALVRALFETVGAVVEVPESQIDALSTISGSGPAYVFLLIEELTKAALGKGFEEDEARLMAEQTFIGAAALLAASGEDPAELRRRVTSPKGTTERAIAVLQEAHLDDVFARATDAALARARELAAGA, from the coding sequence ATGCCCGACACCGCTCTTCCCCCCATCGCGATCCTCGGCGCCGGCTCCATGGGCGGCGCGATCCTCCAGGGGCTGGTGGCCTCCGGCGCGGCTTCCGCCGGAGTGGTCGTGACCAACCGGACGGCGGCGAAGGCCGACGTGCACGCCGGGCTCGAGGGCGTGACCAGCGTCGCGCTCGAAGCGGATGCCGAGGGCAATCGCGCTGCCGCGGCCGGCGCCGGCATCGTCCTGATCGGTGTGAAGCCGGCGATGGTGCCCGCACTGCTGCGCGAGATCGGGCCGGTCCTGCGCCCCGGCGCGATCGTCGTGAGCCTCGCCGCCGGGGTGACGATCGCGACCTTCGAGCAGATCCTCGGGCCGCAGGCGATCGTCGTCCGCTCGATGCCGAACACGCCGGCCGTCGTCGGCAGGGCCGTGACCGGACTCGCCGCGGGCACGCGGGCGACGCCGGAGACGATGGCGCTCGTGCGCGCGCTGTTCGAGACCGTCGGTGCGGTCGTGGAGGTGCCCGAGTCCCAGATCGACGCGCTCTCGACGATCTCGGGTTCGGGACCGGCGTACGTCTTCCTCCTCATCGAGGAGCTCACCAAGGCCGCGCTCGGCAAGGGCTTCGAGGAGGACGAGGCGCGTCTGATGGCCGAGCAGACCTTCATCGGGGCCGCGGCGCTGCTGGCTGCATCCGGCGAGGACCCGGCCGAGCTGCGGCGACGGGTCACGAGTCCCAAGGGTACGACCGAGCGCGCGATCGCCGTGCTGCAGGAGGCGCACCTCGACGACGTGTTCGCGCGGGCGACCGATGCCGCCCTCGCGCGCGCCCGGGAGCTCGCCGCCGGAGCGTGA
- a CDS encoding alpha/beta fold hydrolase: MTLFEGITERVIDTPRLRVNILERAGDDPATPADRTIVFIHGNVSSSLFWQEIMEDLPSDLRVIAIDLRGFGGTEHAPIDATRGVRDFSDDVHATLEALGLGAVHLVGWSMGGGVVMQYALDHPVLSLTLQSPVSPYGFGGTRRDGTRLTDDDAGCGAGGANPDFVQRLTDGDTSADAATSPRSVFRSGYVAPGYTTENEDVWVASMLSTSTASGNYPGNSVASENWPGFAAGTDGVLNTMAPKHFDVSGIVDLEPKPPILWVHGTADAIVSDASFYDLNHLGALGILPGWPGADVAPAQEMVSQTRDVLGEYASRGGSAVELAFEGVGHSSHLERPAEFRHALLELIGYIGHAQNPAPPTEAIILRASD; encoded by the coding sequence ATGACCCTGTTCGAAGGCATCACCGAGCGCGTCATCGACACGCCACGACTGCGCGTGAACATCCTCGAGCGTGCAGGCGACGATCCGGCCACCCCCGCCGACCGCACGATCGTCTTCATCCACGGCAACGTCTCGTCGTCGCTGTTCTGGCAGGAGATCATGGAGGATCTGCCCTCGGACCTCCGCGTCATCGCGATCGACCTGCGCGGCTTCGGCGGCACCGAGCACGCCCCCATCGACGCCACGCGCGGCGTTCGGGACTTCAGCGACGACGTGCACGCGACGCTCGAGGCCCTGGGCCTGGGCGCCGTCCACCTGGTCGGCTGGTCGATGGGCGGCGGCGTCGTGATGCAGTACGCCCTCGACCACCCCGTGCTCAGCCTCACGCTGCAGTCGCCGGTGTCGCCGTACGGCTTCGGCGGCACCCGCCGAGACGGCACGCGCCTGACCGACGACGACGCCGGCTGCGGCGCCGGCGGCGCGAACCCCGACTTCGTGCAGCGGCTCACCGACGGCGACACGTCGGCGGATGCCGCGACCTCGCCGCGCAGCGTCTTCCGCTCCGGCTACGTCGCCCCGGGCTACACGACCGAGAACGAGGACGTGTGGGTCGCGTCGATGCTGTCGACGTCGACAGCCTCGGGCAACTACCCCGGCAATTCGGTCGCGTCGGAGAACTGGCCCGGCTTCGCCGCGGGCACCGACGGTGTGCTCAACACGATGGCCCCGAAGCACTTCGACGTGTCGGGCATCGTCGACCTCGAGCCCAAGCCCCCGATCCTGTGGGTCCACGGCACCGCGGACGCCATCGTCTCGGACGCGTCGTTCTACGACCTCAACCACCTGGGCGCGCTGGGGATCCTGCCCGGCTGGCCTGGCGCCGACGTCGCGCCGGCCCAGGAGATGGTGTCGCAGACCCGCGACGTGCTGGGCGAATACGCCTCTCGCGGCGGATCGGCGGTCGAGCTCGCGTTCGAGGGCGTCGGCCACTCGTCGCACCTCGAGCGCCCCGCGGAGTTCCGCCACGCCCTGCTCGAGCTCATCGGCTACATCGGCCACGCGCAGAATCCGGCGCCGCCGACCGAGGCGATCATCCTGCGCGCCTCCGACTGA
- a CDS encoding cation diffusion facilitator family transporter, with protein sequence MSASGGGKAIIAAFLANMGIAVAKFIAWFISGSASMLAEAIHSVADSGNQLLLLLGGRQAKKKADREHPFGYGRERYVYAFVVAIILFSVGGLFSIYEGVDKITHPHELENVWLPVTVLLIAIALESFSLRTAVKESNQVREKSQSWVSFVRRAKAPELPVVLLEDVAALTGLFFALLGVGLTAITGNSVFDAIGTLMIGTLLILVAITLGIETKSLLVGEGATEGDHRRIVAAIQDGPEVRRIIHIKTLYLGPDELMVAAKLGFRGDVSLGEVAAAIDTVEARVREVVPAARVIYFEPDIYRAPASPEPPTEQVVIRSTD encoded by the coding sequence ATGAGTGCATCCGGCGGCGGCAAGGCGATCATCGCAGCCTTCCTGGCCAACATGGGGATCGCGGTGGCGAAGTTCATCGCGTGGTTCATCTCGGGGTCGGCGTCGATGCTCGCCGAGGCGATCCACTCGGTCGCCGATTCGGGCAACCAGCTGCTGCTGCTCCTCGGCGGCCGCCAGGCCAAGAAGAAGGCCGATCGGGAGCACCCGTTCGGGTACGGCCGCGAGCGCTACGTGTACGCGTTCGTCGTCGCGATCATCCTGTTCTCGGTCGGCGGGCTGTTCTCGATCTACGAGGGCGTGGACAAGATCACCCATCCCCACGAGCTCGAGAACGTCTGGCTCCCGGTGACCGTGCTGCTGATCGCCATCGCCCTGGAGTCCTTCTCGCTGCGCACCGCGGTCAAGGAGTCCAACCAGGTCCGCGAGAAGAGCCAGTCGTGGGTGTCCTTCGTCCGGCGGGCCAAGGCCCCGGAGCTCCCCGTCGTGCTGCTCGAGGACGTCGCGGCCCTCACCGGACTGTTCTTCGCCCTGCTGGGCGTGGGCCTGACCGCGATCACCGGCAACTCGGTCTTCGACGCGATCGGCACGCTCATGATCGGCACGCTGCTGATCCTGGTCGCGATCACGCTCGGCATCGAGACCAAGAGCCTGCTCGTGGGCGAAGGAGCGACAGAGGGCGACCACCGCCGCATCGTGGCCGCGATCCAGGACGGCCCCGAGGTCCGCCGCATCATCCACATCAAGACGCTCTACCTCGGTCCCGACGAGCTGATGGTCGCCGCGAAGCTCGGATTCCGCGGCGACGTGTCGCTGGGCGAGGTCGCCGCGGCGATCGACACGGTCGAGGCCCGCGTGCGCGAGGTGGTGCCGGCGGCGCGCGTCATCTACTTCGAACCCGACATCTATCGCGCGCCGGCGTCTCCCGAGCCGCCCACCGAGCAGGTCGTCATCCGATCCACCGACTGA